CCCAATCACGCAATAATTTGTCCAGGCCCATACCCGGGTTGAGCAGCCATTTCCAGGCGGTACCGGTGACGATCATCGAGAGCGCCATCGGGTACAGGTAAATGGTGCGAATGAAACCTTCGCGACGGATTTTCTGGTCGAGGAAAATCGCCAGCATCACGCCGATCACCAGGGTGATCCCGATGAACATCCCGCCGAAAACGGCCAGGTTCTTGCTCGCGACCCACCAGCGATCGTTGTCGAACAACCGCTCGTATTGCGCAAGGCCAGCCCACTTGTAGCTGGGCAGGAACGTGGAAGTGGTGAACGACAGCACGAACGTCCACAGGATGTAGCCATAAAAGCCCACCAGCACGATGAACATGCTCGGCGCCAGCACCAGTTTAGGGAGCCAGCGCTGCAGTGCATCGAACGGCGAGGCCTTGCTGAACACAGCAACAGAACTCATGGGAAAATCCAGTACAGGAAAAGGACTAGCAGGTGAACCGACCCTTGTAGGAGCGAGGCGGGCGGCGAGCCCTTGCTTGCGAAGGCCTTCAACGATTTCGCGCTCATACAGGATAAACGCGGTCACTTTGAGATTTTCGCGAGCAAGCTCGCTCCTACAGGTGCTCGGCGTTACTTGGCCGACTTGATCGCAGCGCCAAGTTTCTTGGCAGTGTCGGCCGGGTCGGCTTTCGGATCGTTCATGTAGTTGGTAACCACGTCAAAGAACGCACCTTGTACCGCCAGGGTGGTGGCCATGTTGTGCGCCATGCTTGGCTGCAGGCCGCCGGTCTTGGCGTCGGCGAGGAAATCCTTGGCCGCGGTCTGGGCGCACGAGTCGAAGCCGTACGAATCCATTTTGTTCAGCATGTCGTTACGCACCGGGATCGAACCCTTGTTGATGCTGAAGACCTTCTGGAAGTTTTCACCCAGCACGACTTTGGCGATGTCCTGCTGGCCAGCCGCGGTGCCTTTGTCTTTCTGCTTGAACACCGCCAGGGAGTCGATGTTGTAGGTAAAGGCTTTGTCGGTGCCCGGGAAGGCTACGCACTCGTAGTCCTTGCCGGCGACTTTCTTGGCGGCGGTCCATTCGGACTTGGCCCAGTCACCCATGATCTGCATGCCGGCCTTGCCGTTGATGACTTTACCGGCTTCCAGGTTCCAGTCCTGGCCTTTGCCGTCAACGTCCATATAGGTCGCGACTTTCTTAAGCTCGGTCAGGGCCTTGACCATTTCCGGGCCGGTCAGGGCGGCGTTATCCAGGTCGACCAGGGCTTTCTTGTAGCCATCGGCCCCCATCACCGAGAGCACCACCGCTTCGAACACGGTGCTGTCCTGCCAAGGCTGGCCGCCGTGAGCGAGGGCAATGAAGCCTGCCGCTTTGAGCTTGTCGCCGGCGGCGTAGAATTCTTCGAGGGTAGTTGGGTTCTTGGTGATGCCGGCTTTCTTGAAGACTTCCGGGTTGATCCAGAGCCAGTTCACGCGGTGGATGTTGACCGGTACGGCAACGTAGTCACCGTCGTACTTCACGGTGTCGGAGACTTTCTTGTCGAGCAGCGAATCCCACTTTTCTTCTTTGGCGACGTCCTTGAGCACGTCGGTGTCGAGCAGGCCGGTGGACGCCCATTCCTGGATGTCGGGGCCTTTGATCTGGGCAACGCCTGGCGGGTTACCGGCGACCGCGCGGCTTTTCAGCACGGTCATGGCCGTGGCGCCACCGCCACCTGCGACCGCACCGTCTTTCCAGGTGAAGCCGTCTTTCTCAACTTGGGCCTTCAGGACATCCACTGCTGCCTTTTCACCGCCGGAGGTCCACCAATGCACCACTTCAACCGTACCTTTGGAGTCGGCGGCAAATGCACTGAGGGGAAACATCGAGGCAATGGAAATAGCAACGGCGAGGCGATTAATCGCGTTCATCTGAGTACCTTTTCTTGTTGTTATGCATGCAAGTCTAGAGCTTGCGCTGCACGGAGTTTAAACAGGGATTTTCCGGGCGCAGGTAACAAAGGGACGCACAAATGTCACCACTTGGTGACATAGCGTCCGCTGCCCAATGCACTGGCCAGGCTGGGTGCCAAGGGTAACGCAGGCAGCACTACCGCTTGCCAGGCATGGTACAGGTCCGGCTTGCCGCCCCAGATCTTGCTGCTGGGTTGGTTGTGCGGGCTGAGTTCGTGATGCCAACTGCCATGGAGTCGGTCAATGAAGTGGGTTTCGCAAAATTCCCAGAACCGCCGATACCAGATTTCGTAATGCAACTGGCCGGTACGCTTGAGCAGCGCCTGGGCAGCGGCGCTGGCTTCGGCATGGGTCCAGTGCAGGCGTTCACGCACCACCGGGCGCTGGCTCCAATCCAGGGTATAAACAATGCCCGGCGCACCATCCACTGCCCAGGCATAGTCACAGGCACTGGCAAACAGCCCTTGGGCGTCGGTCACCAACCAGTCTGGCGTGGGCAGCCCGGCTTGCAGGCGCGCAGCCTCCAGGTGCAGCACCAGCCGCGCCCATTCGAAGCCATGGCCGGGGGTGATGCCATAGGGACGGAAACCGTCGGCGGGGTTGTCTTCGTTGTAACCGAGCACCGGCTGCCACTGGGCGTCGAAGTGCTCGATCACCATGAAGCGGTTACCGGCGGCATGGGCATGGATGACCCGTTCGACGATACGCAACGCGCGGTCCAGCCAGCGCGTGTCACCCGTGACATCGGCCAGGGCGAGGAACGCTTCGGTGGCGTGCATGTTGCTGTTGGCGCCGCGGTAGGCTTCGACGCCGCTCCAATCCTGGGCGAAGGATTCGAGCATCACGCCTTCCTCCTCACTCCAGAAGAACTGGTCGATGATATGGATCGCATCGTTGAGCAGGGTTTGCGCGCCGGGTGCGCCGGCCACCACCGCCGAGCTGGCGGCCAGGGCGACGAACGCATGCAGGTAAGCGGCCTTGCCGGTGTTGCCATCGATGGCCTCGGGCGCGGCGAACCAGCCACCGTGTTCGCTATCGTGCAACGGGCCACTCAGGGCGGCGACGCCGTGCGCGACCAGCTCGGCATAACCGGGCAAGCCCATGGCATGGGCCATGGCAAAGCTGTGGGTCATGCGGGCAGTGTTCATGGTTTCAGCGTGGGCATCCGCCGGGAGCTGACCTGTATCGTCGAGGTTGCCAAAGCCGTGCGGCAGGCGGGAAGCCTTGGCAAACGAGAGCAGGCGCTGGCCTTCGGCAGCGAGCCAGCCGTGATGGGCAGGTGCGTTCAGCCAACTGCTGGCGGGCAGTGGTTGCATGGTCATGGGTGGCCCTTGTTATTTTTTATGGGTGACCGGAGTCTAAACAAGGGCATGGGAGCGGCAAGTAACGAAGGCGAAGATAAATGTCACCAGATGGTGACATTTTGCGATTTATGTCATTGACCCGGCGTAGCCGCCCCCGGCGCATTGAGACGTTGATTCAGGTTCTGCACCTGGCTCTGCAGGGTGGTGATATTGCGCGTGGTCTGGATGCGGAACACGTCGAACTCTTTATTGGTTGGCGCATCAGCGTTGGCTGGCTGGTTTTCCTGTGCGCTCTTTAGCACCAGCAGATCCTGCTCGATTCGAGCGATGGCCGCCGTCGGATTTCCCTGTTTCTTCAACGCCGCCACATCCTCAGCAAGGCCCTTGGTCTCGCCTTGTGCCGCCTTGAGTGTGGCGACCGCATCGGTCAACGCCTGCACCTGGCCCTGCAATTTGGCATTCGCGTTCGTCAGCTCGGTGGTGCTGGCGCTCATCTGTGCCAGGCGCTGATCCAGCTCGGTGGCTTGCCCGACCACGCCCGATTGCTGCTTGCCCTGCTCGAGCAACTGGGCTTTCAACTGTTCGATCTGCAGTTTCAGCGCTTCGCTGCCGTTGTTCACGTTGGCTTCGCTGGCCACGAACTTGCCGGAAATATCCTGCAGGCGCCCCGCCGCTTCTTCGCTGATACGCGCAAAGCTTTCCTGGGTGGCGACCAGTTGCTGGCCCATCAGGGAAATCTGCTGGAAGCTCCACCAGGCAAGGCCGGCAAAGGCAATCAGCAATGCGCCGACCAGGGCCCATAACGGCCCGGTGTTGGCCTTTTTCAGCTTGACCACAGGCGTGGCGCGCGAGCGCACCGAAGTGGCGGCTGTCGGCACGAAATCATCATCGTCCCCAAGATCGGCCCGCAGGCTGGGAACGTTGTCGAAATCGTCTTTAGCATCGTTACGCATGAATCTACCCTGAATCAATGAGATGGCCCGTTGAGAAGCCGAGCGGCGGGAGTATAAACCCTGCTCCCGGCGCATGGGTCGACACGCAACCCTCCATTCGGTTCCCGATGTGTTGCCAGGTATGAGCTTACTGCTGGCCCAGGTCTTGGGCCTTCCACCATGTGCAGAACTCGTCGAGGGCGCTCCACAGGCTGACCTTGGGGTCGTAATCGAGATAATGCCGTGCCCGGCTGATGTCGAGGGTGAAATCTTTGTTCATCACCTGCATGCCCAGGCGCGACAACGATGGCTCCGGCCTGCCCGGCCACATCGCGCAAAACGCCTCGTTCAACGCCGCCACGCTGTAGGACAAGCCGTAGGACCGATAGCGAGTGACCTGCGGCAGGTCCATTTGTCGCATCACGTAGTTGACCACATCCCACACCGGCACCGGCGTGCCATTGCTGATGTTGTAGGCCTTGCCCAACGCCGAACCCGGCGCCAGCAGGCTGCTGAGCAACGCCTCGTTAAGGTTGTGCACGCTGGTGAAGTCGACCTTGTTAAGGCCATCACCCACGATGGCCAGGCGGTTCTTGCGCTGCATCTTCAACAGGCGCGGGAAGATGCTCATGTCGCCGGCACCGGTGACGAAACGCGGGCGCAGGGCCAGCACTTCCAGGCCGAACTCCTGAGCACCGAACACCTTCTGCTCGGCCAGGTACTTGGTCGCGGCGTAAGGGTGTTTGAAACGTTTGGGCACTTGCTCTTCGGTCAGCCCCAGGTGGTCGCGCCCATCAAAGTAGATGGAGGGTGACGACAGGTGCACCAAGCGCCCGACCCGCTGCTTGAGGCACGCTTCGACGACGTTCTCGGTGACCAGCACGTTACCTTGATGAAAATCCTGATACTTGCCCCACAGCCCCACGGCTCCGGCGCAATGCACCACGGCTTCGACGTCACGGCACAGGTCGCGCACCAGGTCGGCATCGTTCAGATCACCCTGGATAAACTCGGCACCGCGGCGCACCAGGTGTTCCACACCTTCGGCACGTCGCCCGTTGACCCGCACGTCCAGGCCCTGCTCCAGGGCGAAACGCGCAAAGCGCCCGCCGATGAAGCCGCTTGCGCCGGTGACCAGAATTTTCATGCATTACCCCATGTTCTTTCGTTTTTCATCGCTGTTGCCTTGACGCCCGCCATCACTCCAACGGCACCAACCATTGCCCACAGACGTGCGCCAGATGCTCGGTCAACAGGCCCAACAGTTGCCCGCCACTGCGCCAATGATGCCAGTACAACGGCACGTCGATGGGCTTATCTGGCAGCAATTCGACTAACAAGCCGGTTTGCAGCTGCTCGCGCACCTGCAATTCGGGCACCAGGCCCCAGCCCAGGCCGGCTTCCGCCAGGCGAATAAAGCCTTCGGACGACGGGCATAAATGGTGCTCGAAACCACCGCTCACCCCGAGCGAAGCCAGGTACCGGTGTTGCAGGAAATCATCCGGCCCGAACACCAGCGCCGGCGTACTGGCCAATTGATTAGCCTGCACGCCGCCTGGAAAGTGCCGCGCTATAAATGCAGGGCTGGCCAATGCACGGTAACGCATGGCACCCAGCGCCAGGCTGCGGGCGCCGGCAACCGGGCGCTCGCTGGCGCAGATACAGGCCGCCACTTCACCGGCGCGCATGCGTTTGAGGCCCACGGTCTGGTCCTCCACCACCAAATCCAGCAGCAAGTGCTGCTCGCCACAGAAATCACTGACCGCCAACGCCCACCAGGTGGCGAGACTGTCGGCGTTCAGCGCGATACGCAAACGCTCGGGCATGCCTTCCTCGTCCAACGCGGGCACTTGGCTTTGCAGGTCGCGCTCCAGCAGACGTACCTGCTGCACATGGTTGAGCAAGCGCCGACCGATATCGGTGGGGGTCGGCGGCGTCGCCCGTACCAGCACCGGTTGGCCGACACGCACCTCCAGCAGCTTGATCCGCTGGGACACCGCCGACTGCGAAAGCCCCAGCACCTGAGCACCGCGCTCGAAGCCGGCCTGTTCCACCACCGCCGCCAGGGCAGAAAGCAATTTATAGTCGAACATCAGTTTCTCTAATGAGCGATCAGCAAGATTGATTTTTCTTATACCGCGCAACCCCAGAGAATAGCCAGCATCGCTTCTCTCTTTAAAAGGAACACTCCATGGCTGGCGAAACCGCCCTGGCAACTCTGTTGCGCAGCATGAGCCCTCATCTGAATGACGGTGACTACGTGTTCTGCACCCTGCCCGATCAGCGCATTCCGGCGGGTTGCGAGGTGATCGGCAGCTTTCGCGAGCAGGAGGGCCTGACGCTGATCCTGGAGCGCCGACACGCCGAGCAGGCCGGCCTGGCCTTCGACTATGTGGCGGCATGGATCACCTTGAATGTGCATTCGGCCCTCGAAGCGGTAGGCCTGACCGCTGCATTCGCCAGTGCGCTGGGCAAGGCCGGTATCAGTTGCAACGTGATCGCCGGTTATTACCACGACCACCTGTTTGTCGGCCGCGCGGATGCCGAGCGCGCCATGGATGTGTTGCGCCAGCTGGCGACAGACGCGGAGTAAACCCTATGTGGCAAAGCTATCTGAATGGCCTGCTGGTGTCCCTCGGCCTGATCATGGCGATCGGCAGCCAAAATGCTTTTGTCCTGGCGCAAAGCCTGCGCCGTGAACATCACCTGCCGGTGGCCGCGTTGTGCGTGGTGTGTGATGCGTTGCTGGTGGCGGCTGGCGTATTCGGCCTGGCGACAGTATTGGCGCAAAGCCCGCTGCTGCTGGGCGTCGCGCGTTGGGGTGGGGCGGCGTTTCTATTGTGGTACGGCACGCTGGCATTGCGCCGGGCGTTTTCGAAGCAGAGCCTGGAGCAAGGCGCCAACCTCAAGGTGCGCTCATTGCGCGCGGTGTTACTCAGCGCCCTGGCGGTGACGCTGCTCAACCCCCATGTCTATCTGGACACCGTGTTGTTGATCGGCTCACTCGGCGCGCAGCAGGCCGAACCGGGCGCGTATGTAGCCGGCGCCGCCAGCGCTTCGTTGCTGTGGTTCGCAACGCTGGCACTCGGCGCGGCCTGGTTGGCGCCGTGGCTGGCACGGCCGGCGACCTGGCGCCTGCTGGACCTGTTGGTGGCGGTGATGATGTTCAGCGTGGCCTACCAATTAATCAGTGCGCCATGAACTTATTCCAAAAGGCTCTGGAACCTCTATTCCACACAGTTGTTGCGTGGTTTTGCCGCACCCCCGGTGCTATGATCCCGAACTTGCGCCGCAAAGAGTACAGACTCGCCGGCGCTTGTCTGGCCGCCCGTGATCGGCCTTGCGCTCACCGCAACTGACCTGATTAGGAGAATCATCATGGCTTTCGAATTGCCGCCGCTGCCCTACGCACACGATGCCCTGCAGCCGCACATCTCCAAGGAAACCCTGGAGTATCACCACGACAAGCACCACAACACCTATGTCGTGAACCTGAACAACCTGGTGCCTGGCACCGAGTTCGAAGGCAAGACCCTGGAAGAAATCGTCAAGTCTTCTTCGGGCGGTATCTTCAACAACGCCGCTCAGGTCTGGAACCACACGTTCTACTGGAACTGCCTGGCGCCAAACGCTGGCGGTCAACCAACCGGCGCATTGGCTGAAGCCATCAACGCTGCGTTCGGTTCGTTCGACAAGTTCAAGGAAGAGTTCAGCAAGACGTCCATCGGTACCTTCGGTTCCGGTTGGGGCTGGCTGGTGAAAAAAGCTGACGGCTCCCTGGCCCTGGCCAGCACCATCGGCGCAGGCAACCCGCTGACCAACGGCGACACCCCGCTGCTGACCTGCGACGTCTGGGAACACGCCTACTACATCGACTACCGCAACGTGCGCCCTAAGTACGTGGAAGCGTTCTGGAACCTGGTCAACTGGAAGTTCGTGGCTGAGCAGTTTGAAGGCAAGACCTTCACCGCATAAGCGACGCTTGCAGTACAAGGAGCCCGGCGATTGCCGGGCTTTTTTGTGTGCGCTCAACAGCAGGCAAGCGGTCTGGATTCGTGGAACTCGCCGAAGGGAATTTGCCACGCACTGAGTGAGAGGAATAACCCTCTCGAGCTCTTCTGGAGAAAGAATGATGGAAGAAATCGGAAAAGCAGGCGGGCAGATGGCGATGCAACTCATCAGCGGCCTCATGAAAGGTCTCGCCGGTGGTGCTGGTGCTGGCGGTGGTGATGAAGGCGGTGGCGCGAGCGCACCTGGCCGGCCAGGTGAGGACAACATGCCGCCGCCGCCACCAAAGATTGATTTTTCAGTCAGTTGACAAAGGCACTTGCGATGCCAAAAACCATTGGCACGCAGTGCGTGAGTCGACAGTCAGACGGCGGAGCGAATCCGCCGTTTTTTTTGGTTTTTTCTGTGTATCCCGCATCAAGTCGCCTGCCGCTCCAATGTTCCTTTGACTGCCATCACCAGATTGCCAATACTCATGGCATATTGAAGGCCACCCCCGCATTGAGACAAGGAATGCCCCTTTGAAGCTGGAACTCAAAAACAGCTTGTCGGTGAAGTTGCTCCGGGTTGTCTTGCTCTCGGCATTGATCGTGGGCGTGGCATTGAGCGTGGCGCAGATCGTCTTCGATGCCTACAAGACGCGCCAGGCCGTGGCCGGCGATGCCCAACGTATCCTCGACATGTTTCGCGACCCCTCTACCCAGGCTGTCTATAGCCTGGATCGGGAAATGGGCATGCAGGTGATCGAAGGGCTGTTCCAGGATGACGCCGTGCGCGTGGCGTCCATCGGCCATCCCAACGAAACCATGCTCGCGGAAAAAAGCCGCCCGTTGCAGCCATCCTCCAGCCGCTGGCTGACCGACCTGATTCTTGGAAAGGAACGCACCTTCACCACTCCACTGGTCGGCAAGGGCCCCTACAGCGAGTATTACGGCGACCTGAGCATAACCCTCGACACCGCCACCTATGGCGAAGGCTTCCTGGTCAGTTCGGTGATCATCTTTATTGCCGGCGTGCTGCGCGCCCTGGCCATGGGCCTGGTGCTGTACCTGGTGTATCACTGGCTGCTGACCAAACCGCTGTCGCGGATCATCGAGCACCTGACCTCGATCAACCCGGACCGGCCCAGCGAGCATAAGATCCCGCAACTCAAGGGGCATGAGCGTAACGAGCTGGGCCTGTGGATAAACACCGCCAACCAGTTGCTCGAGTCCATCGAACGCAACACCCACCTGCGCCACGAGGCCGAGTCGAGCCTGTTGCGCATGGCCCAGTATGACTTTCTCACCGGCCTGCCGAACCGCCAGAAGCTGCAGGAGCAACTCGACCGGATCCTGACCGATGCCGGCCGTCGCCAGCGCCGTGTGGCGGTGTTGTGCGTGGGGCTGGATGATTTCAAGAGCGTCAACGAACAGTTCACCTACCAGAACGGCGATAAACTGCTGCTGGCCCTGGCCGATCGTTTGCGCGCCCACAGCGGCCGCCTGGGTGCACTCGCCCGTCTGGGTGGCGATCAGTTCGCCCTGGTACAAGCCGATATCGACCAGCCCTACGAAGCCGCCGAGCTGGCGCAAAGTATCCTGGACGATCTGGAAGCGGAATTTGCCCTCGACCAGGACCAGATACGCCTGCGCGCCACCATCGGCATCACCTTGTTCCCGGAAGACGGCGACAGCACAGAAAAATTGCTGCAAAAAGCCGAACAGACCATGACCCTGGCCAAAAGCCGCTCGCGCAACCGTTATCAGTTCTATATCGCCAGCGTCGACAGCGAAATGCGCCGGCGCCGTGAGCTGGAAAAGGACCTGCGCGAGGCCTTGGGCCGTGACCAATTTCACCTGGTGTATCAACCACAAATCAGTTATCGCGACCACCGCGTAGTCGGTGTCGAGGCGTTGATTCGCTGGCAGCACCCGGAACACGGCTTGGTTCCGCCGGACCTGTTCATCCCGCTGGCGGAACAGAATGGCACCATCATTCCCATCGGCGAATGGGTACTGGACCAGGCGTGCCGCCAACTGCGCGAATGGCATGACCTGGGCTTCATCGAGCTGCGCATGGCGGTCAACCTGTCCACCGTGCAGCTGCACCACACCGAGTTGCCGCGAGTGGTCAACAACCTGATGCAGATTTACCGCCTGCCGCCCCGTAGCCTGGAGCTGGAAGTCACCGAAACGGGCCTGATGGAAGACATCAGCACCGCCGCCCAACACCTGCTGAGCCTGCGCCGTTCGGGCGCGTTGATCGCCATCGATGACTTCGGCACCGGGTATTCATCCCTCAGTTACTTGAAAAGCCTGCCGCTGGACAAGATCAAGATCGACAAGAGCTTCGTCCAGGACCTGCTGGACGACGACGATGATGCAACCATCGTGCGGGCCATTATCCAATTGGGCAAAAGCTTGGGCATGCAGGTGATCGCCGAAGGCGTGGAGACCGCCGAGCAAGAGGCCTACATCATTTCCGAGGGCTGTCATGAAGGCCAGGGTTACCACTACAGCAAACCGCTGCAGGCCCGGGAGTTGGCGGCTTTTTTGAAGCAATCGGAACGCAATAACGCGGCGATTCTTTGAGCAAGCCGAACAATACCGAATATTTCCCGCGTATAGGCCTTTACAGAAAATGCAAATCTTTCGCATTATGTCGCAGTTTTGCGCCCGCTCGTGCGCCCTATCAACAACCGAAGCAGGATGTTCGCCATGATTCGTATGCCCCTGGCCACCGCCAGTCTGCTGGCCATTGCTATTTCTCTCGCCGGTTGCGGCGAAGGTAAAGACAAGGCCACCGCGCCTCAGGCGCCCGCCGCTGCCAGCACCACCGCTCCAGCGGCGGCCACGCCTGCGGGCCAGGTCGACGAGGCTGCCGCCAAGGCTGTGGTCGCGCATTACGCAGACATGGTGTTTGCCGTGTACAGCGACGCCGAATCCACCGCGAAAACCCTGCAGAGCGCCATCGACACCTTCCTTGCCAACCCGAACGCCGACACGCTCAAAGCGGCCCGTACCGCCTGGATCGCCGCGCGCGTCCCTTACCTGCAGAGTGAAGTGTTCCGTTTCGGCAACACCATCATCGACGACTGGGAAGGCCAGGTGAACGCCTGGCCCCTGGACGAAGGGCTGATCGACTATGTCGACAAATCCTACGAACACGCCCTGGGTAACCCGGGCGCCAACGCCAATATCATCGCCAACACCGAAATCCAGGTCGGCGAAGACAAGGTCGACGTCAAGGAAATCACCCCGGAAAAACTCGCCAGCCTCAATGAGCTGGGCGGTTCCGAAGCGAACGTCGCCACCGGCTATCACGCCATCGAATTCCTGCTCTGGGGCCAGGACCTCAACGGTACTGGTCCAGGCGCGGGCAACCGTCCGGCCTCGGACTACCTGACCGGTGACGGTGCAACCGGTGGCCACAACGAGCGTCGTCGTACCTACCTGCGCGCCGTGACCCAACTGCTGGTCAGCGACCTGCAGGAAATGGTCGGCAACTGGAAGCCCAACGTCGAAGACAACTACCGCGCCACCCTCGAATCGGAACCGGCTACCGACGGCCTGCGCAAAATGTTGTTCGGCATGGGTAGCCTGTCCCTCGGCGAGCTGGCCGGCGAACGCATGAAGGTATCCCTGGAAGCCAACTCGCCGGAAGACGAGCAGGACTGCTTCAGCGACAACACGCATAACTCGCACTTCTACGACGCCAAGGGCATCCGCAACGTCTACCTGGGCGAGTACACCCGCGTCGACGGCAATAAGCTGAGCGGCCCGAGCCTGTCGTCCCTGGTCGCGAAAGCCGACCCGGCTGCCGATGCAGCCCTCAAGGCTGACCTGGCGGCGACCGAAGCGAAGATCCAGGTGATGGTTGACCACGCTGACAAAGGTGAGCACTACGACCAGTTGATCGCAGCCGGTAACGATGCGGGCAACCAGATCGTGCGTGACGCCATCGCTGCGCTGGTCAAGCAGACCGGCTCGATCGAAGCCGCCGCGGGCAAGCTGGGCATCAGCGACCTGAACCCGGACAGCGCTGATCACGAGTTCTGATCCAGGCGCAGTTGAACGAGGCGACCTTTGGGTCGCCTTTTTCATGCGCCATCCCCACCACCACAAAACCTATGTGGGAGGGGGCTTGCCCCCGATAGCGGTGTGTCAGCAAAGATTTATTTGCTGACCCGGCGCCATCGGGGGCAAGCCCCCTCCCACATTTGCTCCAGGTTGTTTCCCGAGCCCACCGGTTTACATGCCCTGCACCGCAGGTAGAATGGCGCCTCTGCCCAATCTCCAGAGCGAACTTCATGGCGTTGCCGACCCTGCGCATCATCGGTTTCATCATCGGCATCTTCCTGATCACGCTTGCGATCGCCATGGTCGTGCCCATGGCCACACTGGTGATCTTCGAACGCACCAGCGACCTGCCCTCGTTTCTGTGGGCCAGCATGATCACCTTTCTCGCCGGCCTGGCCCTGGTGATCCCCGGTCGCCCCGAACATGTGCACCTGCGCCCGCGGGACATGTACCTGCTTACCGTGACCAGCTGGGTGGTGGTGTGCGTCTTCGCGGCGCTGCCGTTCTTGCTGACACAGCACATCAGTTACACCGACTCTTTTTTTGAAAGCATGTCCGGCATCACGGCCACCGGGTCCACGGTGTTGAGCGGGCTGGACAGCATGTCGCCGGGCATCCTGATGTGGCGCTCGCTGCTGCACTGGCTCGGTGGCATCGGCTTTATCGGCATGGCGGTGGCGATCCTGCCCCTGCTGCGTATCGGCGGCATGCGCCTGTTCCAGACCGAATCCTCGGACCGTTCGGAAAAGGTCATGCCGCGCTCGCATATGGTCGCGCGGCTGATCGTTGCGGCGTATGTGGGCATCACCATCCTCGGCAGCCTGGCGTTCTGGTGGGCCGGGATGGGGCTGTTCGATGCGATCAACCACGCCATGTCGGCGATTTCCACCGGCGGGTTTTCCACCTCCGATGAATCCCTGGCGCACTGGAAGCAACCGGCGGTGCACTGGGTGGCGGTGGTGGTGATGATCCTCGGAAGCTTGCCGTTCACCCTGTATGTGGCGACCTTGCGCGGCAACCGTCGGGCGCTGATCAAGGACCAGCAAGTGCAGGGTTTGCTCGGCTTGCTGCTGGTGACCTGGCTGGTGCTCGGCACCTGGTATTGGTGGACCACCAACTTGCACTGGTTGGACGCCCTGCGCCATGTGGCGCTGAACGTCACCTCGGTGGTGACTACAACCGGTTTCGCGCTGGGGGACTACAGCCTGTGGGGCAACTTCTCACTGATGCTGTTTTTCTACCTGGGCTTTATTGGGGGCTGTTCGGGCTCCACCGCCGGCGGGATCAAGATTTTCCGCTTCCAGGTCGCCTATATCCTGCTCAAGGCCAACCTTAACCAGCTGATTCACCCACGCGCGGTGATCAAACAGAAGTACAACGGCCATCGTCTCGACGAAGAGATCGTGCGGTCGATCCTGACCTTCTCGTTTTTCTTCGCCATTACCATCTGCGCCATCGCGCTGGCCCTGTCGCTGCTGGGCCTTGACTGGATGACCGCGTTGACCGGCGCGGCGAGTACCGTATCCGGGG
Above is a genomic segment from Pseudomonas sp. R5-89-07 containing:
- a CDS encoding ABC transporter substrate-binding protein, whose protein sequence is MNAINRLAVAISIASMFPLSAFAADSKGTVEVVHWWTSGGEKAAVDVLKAQVEKDGFTWKDGAVAGGGGATAMTVLKSRAVAGNPPGVAQIKGPDIQEWASTGLLDTDVLKDVAKEEKWDSLLDKKVSDTVKYDGDYVAVPVNIHRVNWLWINPEVFKKAGITKNPTTLEEFYAAGDKLKAAGFIALAHGGQPWQDSTVFEAVVLSVMGADGYKKALVDLDNAALTGPEMVKALTELKKVATYMDVDGKGQDWNLEAGKVINGKAGMQIMGDWAKSEWTAAKKVAGKDYECVAFPGTDKAFTYNIDSLAVFKQKDKGTAAGQQDIAKVVLGENFQKVFSINKGSIPVRNDMLNKMDSYGFDSCAQTAAKDFLADAKTGGLQPSMAHNMATTLAVQGAFFDVVTNYMNDPKADPADTAKKLGAAIKSAK
- a CDS encoding AGE family epimerase/isomerase, which codes for MTMQPLPASSWLNAPAHHGWLAAEGQRLLSFAKASRLPHGFGNLDDTGQLPADAHAETMNTARMTHSFAMAHAMGLPGYAELVAHGVAALSGPLHDSEHGGWFAAPEAIDGNTGKAAYLHAFVALAASSAVVAGAPGAQTLLNDAIHIIDQFFWSEEEGVMLESFAQDWSGVEAYRGANSNMHATEAFLALADVTGDTRWLDRALRIVERVIHAHAAGNRFMVIEHFDAQWQPVLGYNEDNPADGFRPYGITPGHGFEWARLVLHLEAARLQAGLPTPDWLVTDAQGLFASACDYAWAVDGAPGIVYTLDWSQRPVVRERLHWTHAEASAAAQALLKRTGQLHYEIWYRRFWEFCETHFIDRLHGSWHHELSPHNQPSSKIWGGKPDLYHAWQAVVLPALPLAPSLASALGSGRYVTKW
- a CDS encoding ATPase, whose amino-acid sequence is MRNDAKDDFDNVPSLRADLGDDDDFVPTAATSVRSRATPVVKLKKANTGPLWALVGALLIAFAGLAWWSFQQISLMGQQLVATQESFARISEEAAGRLQDISGKFVASEANVNNGSEALKLQIEQLKAQLLEQGKQQSGVVGQATELDQRLAQMSASTTELTNANAKLQGQVQALTDAVATLKAAQGETKGLAEDVAALKKQGNPTAAIARIEQDLLVLKSAQENQPANADAPTNKEFDVFRIQTTRNITTLQSQVQNLNQRLNAPGAATPGQ
- a CDS encoding NAD(P)-dependent oxidoreductase, whose amino-acid sequence is MKILVTGASGFIGGRFARFALEQGLDVRVNGRRAEGVEHLVRRGAEFIQGDLNDADLVRDLCRDVEAVVHCAGAVGLWGKYQDFHQGNVLVTENVVEACLKQRVGRLVHLSSPSIYFDGRDHLGLTEEQVPKRFKHPYAATKYLAEQKVFGAQEFGLEVLALRPRFVTGAGDMSIFPRLLKMQRKNRLAIVGDGLNKVDFTSVHNLNEALLSSLLAPGSALGKAYNISNGTPVPVWDVVNYVMRQMDLPQVTRYRSYGLSYSVAALNEAFCAMWPGRPEPSLSRLGMQVMNKDFTLDISRARHYLDYDPKVSLWSALDEFCTWWKAQDLGQQ
- a CDS encoding LysR family transcriptional regulator ArgP codes for the protein MFDYKLLSALAAVVEQAGFERGAQVLGLSQSAVSQRIKLLEVRVGQPVLVRATPPTPTDIGRRLLNHVQQVRLLERDLQSQVPALDEEGMPERLRIALNADSLATWWALAVSDFCGEQHLLLDLVVEDQTVGLKRMRAGEVAACICASERPVAGARSLALGAMRYRALASPAFIARHFPGGVQANQLASTPALVFGPDDFLQHRYLASLGVSGGFEHHLCPSSEGFIRLAEAGLGWGLVPELQVREQLQTGLLVELLPDKPIDVPLYWHHWRSGGQLLGLLTEHLAHVCGQWLVPLE
- a CDS encoding ACT domain-containing protein: MAGETALATLLRSMSPHLNDGDYVFCTLPDQRIPAGCEVIGSFREQEGLTLILERRHAEQAGLAFDYVAAWITLNVHSALEAVGLTAAFASALGKAGISCNVIAGYYHDHLFVGRADAERAMDVLRQLATDAE